The Mustela nigripes isolate SB6536 chromosome X, MUSNIG.SB6536, whole genome shotgun sequence genomic sequence tggctccggtgcCCTGCTTCACGATGAACCTTATACTGATTTTGATGGTAAGTCTTCACTAAAtcttaatgggggggggggttaatcTTTTATCTTTATGGTCCCTTGATCTTTGACCTCTAGTGCTGGGGTACCCCATGCTCCTTGATCTATATCGCACCTTTATAACGTTCTTGAGTTTTAATATTGGGGGCTCTCAAGCCTTGTCCTCTCCTAAAGTCCATCTTCTGACAGTGCCCAGACCTGGTGAGGGATTGTGTTATTATACTGAGTGTTTCTTTTCTGTCTGGTAAAGGGATCCTACTGTTACTTTTAAAGGCTTTTATTCTGTTGAGGCCACTCTGTTGTTAACTTAATTGTTCTTTTCCTGATGATGATTCTCTGCTGttatatttaaagaactctttcGGTTAGGGGACCCTGCTCCCATAGTGTGTTCTCTTAATTCTAGTGAGGGGACCATACTTTCGGCGGGGGCATTATCGGGGAGTCGTCTAATCTCTGGCTTGTTTGCAGGGACAAGGGTGTATAGCCCCCCAGAGTGGATCTCTCGTCACCAGTACCACGCACTCCCAGCCACTGTCTGGTCACTGGGTATCCTCCTCTATGACATGGTGTGTGGGGACATTCCCTTCGAGAGGGACCAGGAGATTCTGGAGGCTGAGCTCCACTTCCCTGCCCATGTGTCCCCAGGTGAGGCCTTCACCAGTCCTAGCTCAGTGGATTCCATCCTTCCCAGGGCCTAGTGTCCCCAACTGACCACTAATCTGTGTGCTTCTGATCCACAGACTGCTGTGCCCTAATCCGCCGGTGCCTGGCCCCCAAGCCTTCTGCCCGACCCTCACTGGAGGAGATACTGCTGGACCCCTGGATGCAGACACCAGCTGAGGATGCACCCCTCAATGCCCCCAAGGGGGGGCCCACCCCTTTGGCCTGGTCCCTGCTGCCCTAGTCCTAGCCAAGCCCCCGCTAGTTGGAATAGCCGTCCCATGGCATGCCACAGGGATAGATGGACATCTGTTGACCTGGTTATACAGGTCATTAAAAATCCAGTGTTGTTAGGGTCAGAGATTGGGGATCAGGGGTCAGGAGACATAAACCAAGtctgccctctccccatcccaaTTCTGCTAAGGAGCCTTCCTCCCAGAACTTATGGTCTCTTATTCTGGAGGGCGGGGGAACTTCCTTATTTCTCATTTTGCTAAGGGTGTTTATTTGGTTGAGGTTCCTTCCATTCTGAGCCCCAGGACTCTTATTCTGATGAGTTGTAACCCCTACACTGGCACCTCCTGCTGTCACCACACACACTTAGTTCAAATGCTCTCACTTGGGCAAGGGTGCTTTCCTTCCAATGCCCCAGCAGCTCTTATTTTAGCAAAAGGACCCTTTCCCTAGCCCAGGGTCCTATATTCAGTCAAGCTGCTTGCCTACCTCAGCCCAGGGTTGCTGATTCTGGGGGAGGTAATGCCCTATTGTTATCCCAGgactttttttaattatttttattattattactattttattttttaatttttaatttttaattttttttggtgaggGGACCCTACTCTGTTATCCCAAGTGCTCTTATTCTGGTGAGGAGAACCCTACTTCCATGATTTGGGAAATGGGAGATGGACACCACCAGAGTCTGCTAGGATGGGGTGGATGGTtttttgggggatggggtgggggaagtcaAGTCTAGTTGTTTGTTCTCCTGGGCCACACCCTCTATCTTTTTTGGATTCTTGCTGCCTCCTTTCTGAGCCAGGATTGTCCAGTTGCTGAAATGTAAATACTTATGTATTGGTGGGAGGGGAGCTCCAACTatgtcctcctcttccttctccccttgcctGGATTATTTAAAAAAGCCATGTGTGGAAACCcactatttaataaatgttacagAATCAAGTGACTGGCCATTTGTAGATGAAGCAAAGAAGCTCACTATTTGATAAATGTTCTAGACTCAGAAGCGACTGGCTATTTGTAGATACAGTGAGGCAATTATGAAGCATGTACTGTATACTGAGTCAAGAGGGAGGTGGGCTGGATTGCTCCTCTGCTCTTGGGAGGGCTTCGCCCTGTGGTACTGTCCTAAGGCTGTTTTATGGGTTGGTCTAAGCAGGACCACAAAGAAAAACCTGATTTCCCACATTCCAGCTCTTAGGTAGTTCCAGGATGTGCAGAAGGGCTCCGCTGGATTTACTGTAGACCCTGAAGATGTTTGGGATATGTCCCCAGTCAAAGAGGGCTTGCTCGGCCAGAGAAAACTGCCTCCCCCCAATGACGGGGGAGGAAATAAAGCCCTCCCGTGGGAGAAAAGGCCTTTCAGGTCACCCGTGAGGGAGGGGCCAGGCACTGACAGAAACTTTCCCAGCCCTTCCATGTTTCCTGATAACATCCGGGGTGTAAGTACCCGTTTTGCCCCTACCTTTTTTCacctctcccttgctctcttaTTCATCCCTCCTCTCATTCTTCACCTCGACGTCCCCACCCTAACCTTAGCTGTACCCTCTCTTGCTCCGCTTTCAAAAGCTAACCTGAAAGCCTCACCTGGTGGCTTACCTGTCCCCTTCgcattccttttcttcctcaagGGCTCACTTATCCTCCCTACTCTCAGTCTCCCCTCTCCAACACCTCTCTTGTGTGGCCTCAACTGCTCTGCTCTGTTTGCCCGCCTGACCCTCACCTGTCCCGCTCGGTCGGTCTAAATTTCCTCCCAGCCGCCTGCGTACTCTCCAGGGGGCGGGGCCTCGCCAGGAGGTGGGCTAAAGAGGAACTTCAGTCCAACCGGGAAGGTACCCAGGAGTTTTGGTGCGGAAGGGGCGGGGTCATCTGTAGAAGCTGCCAATGAAGAGCTGAGATACAAGAGGCTCAGCCGAGCCAATGAGACAAGGACACACGATGGGCGGGCGATCTAGAAAGCGAGATCAATGAAGTCGAGGGCGGGTCTAGTAACGGGAATGAGCCAATGAGGCTCCGTAGAGACAGCTAGAGGCTGAGTCGGCCTTGTATTGGGTCTGCCCATCCCGAGGCCGCGGTCTTAGGTTCACTGTCCCGGAGCGGACGAGAAAAACCACAGCTCTGGCCAGCCCCTCACTCGCACCGCCCCTACCCCGGAGGCCCGGAAGCGGAAGTGACGGATACGGAAGTGCCCTGCTGTTGCCGAGGGGACGGGCCAGGCAGATGCCAACATGGCAGCGGTTGGGTCTGGCGGTTCTACCGCGGCTGCTGGGCCAGGGGCGGTCTCCGCGGAGGCGTTGGAGTCTGGAACCGCGAGTGCGGGTGAGACAGGCCGTGGCCGAGCAGGCGGTGGCCAGGCGAGGGTCGGGATGGCTGGGGGGTCAGGAAGGTTCCTCACTCATGCGAGAGGGAGCATCCCGTATGGACCCACCTATGTatgtgtggtgggggggtggaggaggaNNNNNNNNNNNNNNNNNNNNNNNNNNNNNNNNNNNNNNNNNNNNNNNNNNNNNNNNNNNNNNNNNNNNNNNNNNNNNNNNNNNNNNNNNNNNNNNNNNNNNNNNNNNNNNNNNNNNNNNNNNNNNNNNNNNNNNNNNNNNNNNNNNNNNNNNNNNNNNNNNNNNNNNNNNNNNNNNNNNNNNNNNNNNNNNNNNNNNNNNNNNNNNNNNNNNNNNNNNNNNNNNNNNNNNNNNNNNNNNNNNNNNNNNNNNNNNNNNNNNNNNNNNNNNNNNNNNNNNNNNNNNNNNNNNNNNNNNNNNNNNNNNNNNNNNNNNNNNNNNNNNNNNNNNNNNNNNNNNNNNNNNNNNNNNNNNNNNNNNNNNNNNNNNNNNNNNNNNNNNNNNNNNNNNNNNNNNNNNNNATTTGGAGTTTGGGTGGGGGGGTTCGTCCTtagagaagggagagagcatTCTGAGAGTGGGAAAGTTCTTCCTTATAGAATAAAGAGGCTGTTCTGTGGGTGGTGGTTTCTTCCTTATAAAGGGATAGGGGTTATTGTGAACTAGGGTGGGGCGGGTCCTTCCATACCCGACTTAGAGGGTCCGTTTTGAAGATTGGGATGTCCGTTATAAGGAGATAAGATGTTCTGGTGGGTCCCTTCCTAATGCTGGTAGAGTTCATTGTATATTGGAGTGAGAGGGTTCTTTCTTACATGGCAGAGAAAAGACATTCTGAGGGTGTGGGGCCCTTCTTTATAGCGGGGAGAGTTCATTGTGAGTGTGAGTAGAACAAGGAATGATTCCTTGGCTGGAGGTAGGGAAGGTGCAGTGGTTGGAGGATGACTGGGCCATGTGGAGTATAGGGAAATACCTCCTTGTGTCCTCGAGGGAATCACACCATTCTTGGTACAGTAACCATTTATTATATGGGGTCCAGTCCTAGGGGCTGTGGAGGAATTATTTCTTAAGTTTGTGAAACCATTCTGTGTCAGAGGGACTCTGGTGGTCATAGAAGGTAGGAGTTGGAAAGACCATTCTCAGTGTGAGGGGATGGAATAATATCTTAGATGGGAGGAAGACCGTTCTTTTGGGGGTGGACATGCCTTATATAGTGGTCTCATTCCCTTTATTGAGGTATCATTCTTTACATAGGATGACCCCTCATTAAATAGAAGCATCATTTCATATAAATCTGTGGTTTGCTCACCCACATAATGGAATCCTTGTAGCTCGCTCAGAGATCAGAACAACATAGGGATCTGCTGAGGTATTTCACACAAATTCTTTACCCCAGCGATAGGTAGACAgttagcactcaataaatgttgagaATGTGTTTGGTAGTCCGTCTTGGGGTGGAGTTGCTTCTcacacagaggagggagggagggggcccaGTGTGTTCAGCACCTGCTCCAGCCATTTCCTGATACCTCAGCAAGGATTCCAGGTATGGGCTGGATGGGGCGAGGCCCACTTCCTCCTTTGTGGCTCTTCCTGCCTGTTGAGGCAGCAGAAGTAGATGGGAGTCAGACCCTCCTTGGGTCAGGatagggaggcagagagaggaagtggcagTGGCTAGGAGGATCCTGGTTGAGAAAGGAGTGAGGGGGAAGGTGGTGGTGCGGCTGTGTCCTAGCAGCTTCTGACCCCTTCTTCCCCCTTGCTCATTGAATTCCCCACAGCTCACCGGCGCCTCAAATACATATCCCTAGCTGTGCTGGTGGTCCAGAATGCCTCCCTCATCCTCAGCATCCGCTACGCCCGCACACTGCCTGGGGACCGCTTCTTTGCCACCACTGCTGTGGTCATGGCCGAAGTGCTCAAAGGTCTCACctgcctgctgctgctcttcGCACAGAAGAGGGGTATGAGCCAGCAAGGGGGGCGGTGGTGCTGCACTGGGGTCAGTGGTgggactttgtgtgtgtgtgtgtacacccatGCCCACATGGAGGGTTTGCTGGGGTAATATCACTATATCCCTGTATCTGAAACTGCCTGGGGAGTGTGTAAGTGCAGCTAATCTGCCTTGTCTCTCCATCCCTACTTTTATACCCCTGATGCCCGGGAAGTTGGTCTGTGTGGATGTAGGAGTGAAACGGTCTGTGCCCATAAGGTAGCAGGCGACCCTTACAGGGTGATTCGCTTATTTCCCTTTAACTTTGCATTATGGATCATTTTAAACATATACAAACTTGgagagaataataaaatgaaatgtccaTGTACCCATCACCCAGAGTCATCAGTTGTCCACTCATGGCCCCTCTGCCATTAAACAGCATCAGTGATTACCCACTCGCTGTCCATCTCCCTGTCTGCCTACCTACCCACTCCCTGCCTTACCTTACTGCAGTGTGCCCCACACGAAGTATGTAGTATTTTGAAGTACATTCCCACCCCTACCTTACtgtcttgaataaatattttggcgcattaaaaataaactgcagTATCTAAAAATCATACATCAAAAAAATGAACCATAAAAGAATCAAATACCCAGTCAAGTGTTCACACACTTACAATGGCTTCTCAAATACCAtaacaatttttaagaatttgtctCAGTCAGGTTTATATAAGGTCAGTGTCTTGCACTTGGTTGGTGTCTTCTAGGTCTGTTAACCTCAGGGTTCTCCAGCTCTGTGATGGACAGTTAATTTCTTGAAGAGAGCAGGTGGTTTGTCTTAGAGACTTTGGACAGCCTGCAGTTTGCTGCCGGCCTCCTAGTGGTATTTAACATATTCTTCTACTTTTTATGTACTTCCTAgaaattggatttctttttttttttttaagattttatttattcaacagagagaaatcacaagtaggagaggtagtcggagaggcaggcagagagagagaggaagggaagcaggccccctgctgagcagagagcccgatgcgggactcgatcccaggatcctgagatcatgacctgagccgaaggcagcagcttaacccactgggccacccaggcgcccctagaaattgGATTTCTATACCAATTTAAACATCTCCCTAAAAGCCTGCTTTAAAACGTTGTCAGTTGTTTCTCTACAAAGGCCgtgccagggcgcctgggggtgctcagtcagttaagcgtccaactcttgatttcagctaaggtcatgattgcagggtcttgagattgagccccacattgggctctgcacttagcaatggggaatctgcttgagattttcttcctttccctctgcctctctcctccgcTCGCTCATGGGCACGCACGccctaataagtaaataaatctttacaaaaataattaaaggcCTTGCCTGTGTAAAGGATACAGATGTCTGTTCCAGCTCTGCTGTCAGTATTTACGATGAAGAAAGCATTCTTGCCCGCTCACTAGCTCCAGGGCCCTGTGAGGCAGCAGTTTGGGAACCCATCTGTtctgtcttttcttcccttttttttttttttttttttaaagtggacgTGTAGCTGACATACACAGTTAACcattgaacaacacaggtttgagcTGTGCAGGCGAATTTAGACGCAGGTTTTTGTCTAATAAATACAGTatggaaaatgtattttccttatgattttcttttctttgccttacTTTAATGTAAGAATAccatatatgatacatataacatacaaaatgttcTATGTTCTCCATAAGGCTTCCAGCCAGCAGTAGACTATTAGGAGTTAAGCTTGGGGGTTGGAGGTATCAACAATTTATGTGGATTTTTAACTGTCTGGGGGGTTGATGCCCCAGCTCCTGTGCTGGTCACTGGTTAACTGTAATGTTttcttagtttcagatgtacaacatactgattcaacaattctctacattacACAGTGCTCGCCATGATAAGTGCACTAACCATCTGTCACCAGACTGAGTTATTACCttattattggctatattccctgtgctgtacttttcatccctgtgacttatttatttttataactggaactttGTACCTCGtaacccccttcacctatttcgCCCATTTCCCgctcccctgcctgcccccagcaACTGCCAGTTCTCTAGGAGTGTGTGAttctgcatctgtttttgtggtcgttttgttttgttttgttagattctACGAGGTGATGAaatcatttgtctttcttggtctgacttccttcacttagcatcatgccctcaaggtccatcatctgctcccctcccccaccttctgttCTGTTCTCAGTTGATTCCGAGACACTTCCAAGTGCTCATGCGGCAGCCCCTGCTCCAACTGCGTCCTGTGCTCAGGGGGGCTGATACTTGGGATGGGGAGAAGCAAAGAGCTACAGATTTAAAACCACAGGCCTCTGCCTCAGATCTACAATTTCAGCCCCTCGCcccatgttgttgttttttctcttgaatCAGTTTTGTGGTAAAACCTGGCctgaccccacatggggctgtttgtgtatctgtgtttttaatttttctcatttggtgtGAATGTTTACACAAGTCGCCACAGAAATATGAACATGTGTGATTATGGTGTGCAGCCTCCTGTATGTGAGGGCTGTGTTACATGTTACGTGCCAGATTGCCCATGATACTTGTCTGACGCCTGGAAAATGTCCCAACACCCAAACCCCTGGGCCCCAAGAGTTGGGGTTAAAGGGTTTGAGATGGGTAATTACTCCTGGGATGAAGGCCAGGCAGGGCCACGAGCCAGTGTAAGTTCCCTGTGATAGCCCCGTGCACTGGCTTTCCCCTGCGATAGCCTGGTGCAGTAGGTGGGGTTTTCAGAGGAGCAACATGCAGCTGAGCCTGAAAAGGTAAACTGTAGAGCTTTGCAGAGGCCTGACTCTCCAGGAGGGTCCTCTCTCTCGTGCATCGGTGGGAGCAGGCCCCAGCCAGCCTTGGCTGCTTCTTAGTCCCATTGCCATTGTTGCCTGTGGCCCAGGTGGCCCAGTCCTTGGGTGTCGGGTGGGCAGAGCAGGAGATGGCTCCTACCCTCAGGCAGCTGTCAGGCCAGTAAGGAGCTAGGATAAGGGTCATAGTTGAGTCTCCAACTTCCCCTCTGGTTGGCAGTCTGCCTTCCCACTCTTAAGGCTTCTCCTTCACAAGCTAGTTCCTACTGACAATTTCACTGGCTAGACAGGTATTGAGTGCTTCCCTGAGTGGGCCTCCTGTCTGGGGAGCTAGGCTGTACACTGAGTGAGGACAGCCTGCGAGCCTCAGCTGTGCACAGTCCAGGATGGTGGTTTTGTATCCTATGAAACTGCTGGCCATGAGGGcctgctggagggtggggggtgctgcGCTGTGGCGAAACTGAGAGCACAGACCTCATTCGAGCCCTCAGGAAGTCAGAGTATGGTAGGGAGACACAGGGCCCAGCCTAGTCCTGGCCTGCAGAGGATCTGCAGTGCTCAGGAGGGctgtcctccccctccccgtGCACCCCAGGTAACGTGAAGCACCTCGCGCTCTTCCTCCACGAGGCTGTCCTGGTGCGGTATGTGGACACACTCAAGCTTGCGGTGCCCTCTCTCATCTACACCTTGCAGAATAACCTCCAATATGTTGCCATCTCCAACCTGCCAGCTGCCACTTTCCAGGTGAGCTGCATGCCCATTGTGGCCTCGGAGGAGCCAGCTGGGGTCAGGGAGTTAGGAGACAAGGGGAGGGCTGCAGAGAGCTGGGACTGTGTCGCCTTGGCTCTCCCTCAGTCTCAGTTCTTCATCTGTGAGAACTGGGAATGGGGACGGGAATGCCTCCTCACCGGGTTGCTGGGACggctaaaagaaataatatctggGAAGAGCCCTTGGTTGGCAGTAGGTGGGCTTTCGGCTGTTTCCAAGGAGGCCTTGGAAAATGGTTGAAGAGCCTGGATTCTGGGGCCCAAATCCCACCTCAGGTActacttcccagctgtgtgatcttgggcaagtcactgacaTCTCTGTGCCCTAGTTTTCTCATCTTCCCATCAGACATTACAGTAGCGCCCACCTCATCTGGGAGAGCACTGAACGAATAGATTCATATGCAGTGCCTAGAGGCACAgtagcacacagcaggcactgtGTCAATGTTTGCCGATGTTATCATTGTGGCTGATTGGCTTGCATCAGCACCTAGTTATCagccctcgcccccccccccaccctcatcAAAGAGCCTGTCACTTGTTCACTCACCTGCCGCTTGAGCTGGTTCGCAAACAACAGCTGTACTCTACAGATGGTGATGTCGGGGCCAAGACAGGGCAAGTGCCTTGTTCCTCATCACACAGCCAGAAAATGGGGTTGGGGTGCAGACTTGGGTATGGCCCGGGACTTCCTTGTGGAGCTGTGGACTTTCCGGGAAGCATGGCTCAGGGCTGTTTAGTGCCCTGCCAGTCAGCTCCCAAGGACTGGGTGTCTTCCTGTTCACCTGCCCTGCCCTATCCTTGCACTGGGCGCATTGTGGgataggggtggggcagggaacaGCCCTTAGCACCTCCTGCATGCATGCTACACACAGGTGACGTACCAGCTGAAGATCCTGACCACGGCGCTGTTCTCCGTGCTCATGCTGAACCGCAGCCTTTCGCGGCTGCAGTGGGCTTCCCTGCTGCTCCTCTTCACTGGTGTTGCCATTGTCCAGGCACAACAAGCTGGTGGTGGGGGCCCTCGGCCACTGGACCAGAACCCTGGGGCAGGCCTGGTGGCCGTTGTGGCCTCTTGTCTGTCCTCGGGCTTCGCGGGCGTCTACTTCGAGAAGATCCTCAAGGGCAGCTCGGGCTCTGTGTGGCTGCGCAACTTGCAGCTGGGCCTCTTCGGCACAGCGCTAGGCCTGGTGGGGCTCTGGTGGGCCGAGGGCACTGCTGTGGCCCGCCGCGGCTTCTTCTTTGGCTACACACCGGCCGTGTGGGGTGTGGTGCTCAACCAGGCCTTTGGCGGGCTGCTGGTGGCTGTTGTCGTCAAGTACGCCGACAACATCCTCAAGGGCTTTGCCACCTCCCTATCCATTGTGCTGTCCACGGTTGCCTCCATCCGCCTCTTCGGCTTCCACGTGGACCCGCTGTTTGCCCTGGGCGCTGGGCTGGTCATCGGTGCTGTCTACCTCTACAGTCTGCCCCGAGGTGCAGCCAAAGCCACagcctccgcctccgcctccgGGCCCTGCACGCACCAGCAGCCTCCGGGGCAGCCGCCACCACCCAAGCTGTCTTCCCACCGCGGAGACCTCAGCACGGAGCCCTTTCTGCCAAAGTCAGTGCTGGTGAAGTGAGGGCTGGTGGCGGTGGGGGGTGACAGGGAGGGGGACTGGGTGGAGGGTGTTGGGCATCTGCAGGGACCTGAGCTGCCACTGGGTCTGGCTCCTCTGGGACTGGAAGAGTGTTTTCTCCCAGGTCATGGAGACTTCTGGAGGGgcatgggatggggtggggcgtCACACAAACCCTTCCTCGCAGACTGCGCCCCCCTCCACTGGAGGAGGCTTTGAGAGctgcctcctctgccccagccaaCCCCTTTCAGGGACTGGGTTGGCAGTGTTGTCATTCAAGGcctttctttgcctgcctgccCTCAGCTGGAGGTGTCCTGTCCCATGCCTGGGAGAGCCCCTCCTAGCAACCCCTCCACCTCTGTAAGGACAAATCGGACAAAAATGTTACAGCTCTTTTAGTGATGGATGCCTACCTGTGGGGTTCAGCTTCCTGTAGCTTGAGGCCTTCTTGCCTCCCTCACAGCCACAGTGGATCATGTTAGCAGTTCAGTTCTTTTTTGTACGTTGCCTTGGGGCAGCTTCCCTGACGGGAGACCCTTCAAAATGGGCCTCTTGTAGGTaccccagagagaggaaggggccgGAGCTGACAGGTGTTGCATCAGCCCATTCCTGGGGAGGGTACAGTGCAGTAGGGGCCGTTTGTCTTTTTAATGGTCTGGAAACTTGTGGTATAATCAGATAATTAATGATCCAGGGTGCGGGGAAGGGGAAAAGGTCCTTGGAGTGGCTGAATCTCACTGAAATCTAAGACACTGTCAGATGCCAGATGCAGGGTTCTTTTCCAAGACATCCTAAAAGGGAAGCTAAAGCTGTCGACCACACCTCTGATAATGCACTGGCTCTATGAGGCACCCTTGCTCTGTGACAGGGTGAGGGGGTCTTAAAATCGCTGAAATGTGGAACTTGCCCCCTGCACTCCCTTAAGCTTATTAACCCCTTAACTGTCTCCCAGGATGTGCGTGcgtgcgcatgcgtgtgtgtgtgcgcacacgcacgcgtgcacacacacatggggGAGATGCCTGGGCTATCTTTGCTCTATGTAAATAGGGTCGTTGGATCTTTATTTTTGATTaatttgttctgatttttttggcttgttttctaagaaactgtAATGAACAAATGTCAGGAGACCCAATGCCAAATAAAGATGTTGTATTTATTTAGTCCACGTGTAGCTTTCTGACCCAGGGGACTCACTCTGTCTGCATAGGTTCTGTTACTAACCCCCGGACTACCAGTTCCACCACTGCCACCCTTGCTTGCTCAGGGCACTCGCCTGCCAGCCCACACCAGctgtctgtgtttctctctccctccccgttCCCACCACAGGTTGCTCACCAAGGTGAAGGGTTCGTAGCCGCTGGGATGGAAGACGCTGGCCtggcctccttctcccctcttgcCCTGGCCCAGCCAGGACCAAACTCTGATCAGTattaggggtggggggaggtagaCACTGAACCCCAACCTggtccccccatcccccaccccacgcaGGGGGAGGGACACAACTGAGCTCTGGTAATGAGGGCATGGACAGGATCCACCTCGGCCTCCAAGCCCCCCGTCGCCCTCATATCCTTGCCACTCCCGCACTATCTTAGGTgagtttttgcaaataaaatgtgtttcacaTCTTGCCGGCCTTGGGTTGGGAAGCCTCAAGAGCACATGGGAAGGAAACACTCAGGCCTCATGGGCACGATCCATcgaaaaacttttattaaaaacccTGGAGGACAGTGGGGTGGCATTGTGGGGAGATTCAGTCTTGTTGCTTGGTTCGGGAGGCCTCGGCGTTGGCCCGGAGCACAGCCCCCGGGGATGGGTAGGGGCGCTGCTGGAAGAGGGGCCCCGCCGCTGTCGTGTCTGCACCCGTCTTGGCCTCATTCCGCTTGGGGAGTCCTGTTGACCATGTGCCCCTGGTAGGGAGGGGGTTAGGAAACAGGGGTCAGGAGTTGGGAATATGGGATGCAGTaggcactccccacccccaactccaacAACTGACAAATcggggaaggagacagggaaaaGGGAATGGTCATCAGTGCAAGGGACtcctgagggaaagagaagggctTGTGAGGGCTTTTCCTTTACCGGGGTGCATCCGAGTACGAGCTGGGGTCCATGGGGTCTAACTCTTCATCCTTCCGGCTTGCCGCTGAGGAAACAGGTAGCAGAGTGAGGTTTTCAGTAGAGACACAAGGAGCCGCTGATCACCAACCTCCCCCATCCCAGGGAAAAATGGGGTGCATGGCTGCCGTGGCCCACAGCACCCCATCCCAGGCACCAGGCTCAGGCActcaaatgagcaaagggagggCCTCTCTTCCATGACTCGTCCGTGGTGCCTCATCTGCCTCGGGCCCGGCCCTGCTGTTGAGCTTACCCTTCTTGCTCTTGGGGTAGGGTGCCAGCTCCTCCCTGCGATGATGGCGCCGTTCTTTGCTCTCTTCCCGCTCTGATTTGTCATACCCACGATCCCGATCCCGATCCCtgtcccgctctctctctctgtccacttTGTCATAACCACGTTCCCGTTCTCTGTCCGACTTCTCGTGGCCCCGGTCTGACTTCTCGTGGCCCCGGTCCGACTTCTCGTGGCCCCGGTCTGACTTCTCATGGCCCCGATCCACCTTCTCCTCAGCATCTGGGAACACAAAAGCCTTGAAGTGATCTTTCTCCTCCAATCTCTGGCCCcagcagcctctgccttcagtaaATGCCACCCCCCTCTTGCCTGGGGTTTGGTCTGCCTGtctcacctgcccctccccagtccACTGTCATTTACCTGACCCCTCCCTGAGAACTGCAGGACCATGGAGGCACCCTTAGGTCCCCCAACTCACCTGCATTACTTGCCCTGAGCTTCTTGGCGGATTTGGTAACGACGGAGTTGGGGTCATGTGGGGAGAGCCAGGACACGAGGTCTGTGTCCACATTCCAGTAGTaagggagcccgctgtggggcagtgggagggaagcaggggagcgagagagggaggggga encodes the following:
- the SLC35A2 gene encoding UDP-galactose translocator isoform X4 — its product is MAAVGSGGSTAAAGPGAVSAEALESGTASAAHRRLKYISLAVLVVQNASLILSIRYARTLPGDRFFATTAVVMAEVLKGLTCLLLLFAQKRGNVKHLALFLHEAVLVRYVDTLKLAVPSLIYTLQNNLQYVAISNLPAATFQSAPRCSQSHSLRLRLRALHAPAASGAAATTQAVFPPRRPQHGALSAKVAHQGEGFVAAGMEDAGLASFSPLALAQPGPNSDQY
- the SLC35A2 gene encoding UDP-galactose translocator isoform X2, whose translation is MAAVGSGGSTAAAGPGAVSAEALESGTASAAVLVVQNASLILSIRYARTLPGDRFFATTAVVMAEVLKGLTCLLLLFAQKRGNVKHLALFLHEAVLVRYVDTLKLAVPSLIYTLQNNLQYVAISNLPAATFQVTYQLKILTTALFSVLMLNRSLSRLQWASLLLLFTGVAIVQAQQAGGGGPRPLDQNPGAGLVAVVASCLSSGFAGVYFEKILKGSSGSVWLRNLQLGLFGTALGLVGLWWAEGTAVARRGFFFGYTPAVWGVVLNQAFGGLLVAVVVKYADNILKGFATSLSIVLSTVASIRLFGFHVDPLFALGAGLVIGAVYLYSLPRGAAKATASASASGPCTHQQPPGQPPPPKLSSHRGDLSTEPFLPKLLTKVKGS
- the SLC35A2 gene encoding UDP-galactose translocator isoform X3: MAAVGSGGSTAAAGPGAVSAEALESGTASAGNVKHLALFLHEAVLVRYVDTLKLAVPSLIYTLQNNLQYVAISNLPAATFQVTYQLKILTTALFSVLMLNRSLSRLQWASLLLLFTGVAIVQAQQAGGGGPRPLDQNPGAGLVAVVASCLSSGFAGVYFEKILKGSSGSVWLRNLQLGLFGTALGLVGLWWAEGTAVARRGFFFGYTPAVWGVVLNQAFGGLLVAVVVKYADNILKGFATSLSIVLSTVASIRLFGFHVDPLFALGAGLVIGAVYLYSLPRGAAKATASASASGPCTHQQPPGQPPPPKLSSHRGDLSTEPFLPKLLTKVKGS
- the SLC35A2 gene encoding UDP-galactose translocator isoform X1; translation: MAAVGSGGSTAAAGPGAVSAEALESGTASAAHRRLKYISLAVLVVQNASLILSIRYARTLPGDRFFATTAVVMAEVLKGLTCLLLLFAQKRGNVKHLALFLHEAVLVRYVDTLKLAVPSLIYTLQNNLQYVAISNLPAATFQVTYQLKILTTALFSVLMLNRSLSRLQWASLLLLFTGVAIVQAQQAGGGGPRPLDQNPGAGLVAVVASCLSSGFAGVYFEKILKGSSGSVWLRNLQLGLFGTALGLVGLWWAEGTAVARRGFFFGYTPAVWGVVLNQAFGGLLVAVVVKYADNILKGFATSLSIVLSTVASIRLFGFHVDPLFALGAGLVIGAVYLYSLPRGAAKATASASASGPCTHQQPPGQPPPPKLSSHRGDLSTEPFLPKLLTKVKGS
- the PQBP1 gene encoding polyglutamine-binding protein 1, with protein sequence MPLPVALQTRLAKRGILKHLEPEPEEEIIAEDYDDDPVDYEATRLEGLPPSWYKVFDPSCGLPYYWNVDTDLVSWLSPHDPNSVVTKSAKKLRASNADAEEKVDRGHEKSDRGHEKSDRGHEKSDRGHEKSDRERERGYDKVDRERERDRDRDRDRGYDKSEREESKERRHHRREELAPYPKSKKAASRKDEELDPMDPSSYSDAPRGTWSTGLPKRNEAKTGADTTAAGPLFQQRPYPSPGAVLRANAEASRTKQQD